In a genomic window of Ranitomeya imitator isolate aRanImi1 chromosome 5, aRanImi1.pri, whole genome shotgun sequence:
- the FOSL2 gene encoding fos-related antigen 2 isoform X2 has protein sequence MYQDYPGSFDSSSRGSSSSPAQPDGYPGGSLSTSIRQKYRNDMPGSSSAFIPTINAITTSQDLQWMVQPTVITSMSNPYGRAHPYGHPVPNHPSLGGHAALQRPGVIKSIGTTAGRRRRDEQLSPEEEEKRRVRRERNKLAAAKCRNRRRELTDKLQAETEKLEQEKSGLQKEIAELQKEKDKLEFMLVAHSPMCKIQVEDRINPTHNALVARSMMGSRVVVKQEPIDEDVGSSSVAPTDKMQRSVIKPITIGGNFFNEEPLNTPVVMSSTPPSTPSAPNLVFTYPSVLDQDSSTSPSESCSKAHRRSSSSGDQSSDSLNSPTLLAL, from the exons ATGTACCAGGATTATCCAGGGAGTTTCGACAGTTCCTCCCGTGGTAGCAGCAGCTCTCCGGCTCAGCCAGACGGATACCCGGGCGGCTCCTTATCTACCTCAATCCGACAG AAATATCGGAACGACATGCCAGGATCCAGCAGTGCCTTTATTCCCACCATCAACGCCATCACCACCAGTCAGGACTTACAGTGGATGGTCCAACCAACTGTGATCACCTCTATGTCCAATCCCTATGGCAGAGCACATCCGTATGGGCATCCAGTACCGAACCACCCGTCACTAGGTGGGCATGCAGCCCTACAACGACCAGGAGTCATCAAAAGCATTGGTACCACCGCTGGCCGGAGAAGAAGAGATGAGCAG CTGTCACCCGAAGAAGAGGAAAAACGAAGGGTTCGGAGAGAAAGGAACAAACTGGCCGCAGCAAAGTGTCGCAACAGGAGACGAGAGTTAACGGACAAACTCCAGGCT GAAACTGAAAAACTGGAACAAGAAAAATCTGGCCTTCAGAAAGAGATAGCCGAACTGCAAAAGGAGAAAGACAAACTGGAGTTCATGTTGGTCGCCCACTCACCCATGTGTAAAATACAAGTTGAGGATCGGATCAACCCCACTCACAATGCTCTTGTTGCCCGTTCCATGATGGGAAGCCGAGTGGTTGTTAAACAAGAACCCATTGATGAGGACGTCGGGTCGTCCTCCGTCGCCCCCACTGACAAAATGCAGAGGTCTGTGATTAAACCAATCACCATTGGTGGAAACTTCTTCAACGAGGAACCTCTCAACACACCTGTTGTGATGTCTTCAACACCTCCGAGCACTCCGAGCGCCCCTAACCTCGTCTTCACCTACCCAAGCGTGTTAGATCAGGATTCGTCAACTTCTCCTTCTGAGTCTTGCTCTAAGGCTCATCGTCGGAGCAGCAGCAGTGGGGACCAATCTTCTGATTCCTTGAACTCACCAACCCTGCTGGCCTTGTAA
- the FOSL2 gene encoding fos-related antigen 2 isoform X1: protein MYQDYPGSFDSSSRGSSSSPAQPDGYPGGSLSTSIRQQKYRNDMPGSSSAFIPTINAITTSQDLQWMVQPTVITSMSNPYGRAHPYGHPVPNHPSLGGHAALQRPGVIKSIGTTAGRRRRDEQLSPEEEEKRRVRRERNKLAAAKCRNRRRELTDKLQAETEKLEQEKSGLQKEIAELQKEKDKLEFMLVAHSPMCKIQVEDRINPTHNALVARSMMGSRVVVKQEPIDEDVGSSSVAPTDKMQRSVIKPITIGGNFFNEEPLNTPVVMSSTPPSTPSAPNLVFTYPSVLDQDSSTSPSESCSKAHRRSSSSGDQSSDSLNSPTLLAL, encoded by the exons ATGTACCAGGATTATCCAGGGAGTTTCGACAGTTCCTCCCGTGGTAGCAGCAGCTCTCCGGCTCAGCCAGACGGATACCCGGGCGGCTCCTTATCTACCTCAATCCGACAG caGAAATATCGGAACGACATGCCAGGATCCAGCAGTGCCTTTATTCCCACCATCAACGCCATCACCACCAGTCAGGACTTACAGTGGATGGTCCAACCAACTGTGATCACCTCTATGTCCAATCCCTATGGCAGAGCACATCCGTATGGGCATCCAGTACCGAACCACCCGTCACTAGGTGGGCATGCAGCCCTACAACGACCAGGAGTCATCAAAAGCATTGGTACCACCGCTGGCCGGAGAAGAAGAGATGAGCAG CTGTCACCCGAAGAAGAGGAAAAACGAAGGGTTCGGAGAGAAAGGAACAAACTGGCCGCAGCAAAGTGTCGCAACAGGAGACGAGAGTTAACGGACAAACTCCAGGCT GAAACTGAAAAACTGGAACAAGAAAAATCTGGCCTTCAGAAAGAGATAGCCGAACTGCAAAAGGAGAAAGACAAACTGGAGTTCATGTTGGTCGCCCACTCACCCATGTGTAAAATACAAGTTGAGGATCGGATCAACCCCACTCACAATGCTCTTGTTGCCCGTTCCATGATGGGAAGCCGAGTGGTTGTTAAACAAGAACCCATTGATGAGGACGTCGGGTCGTCCTCCGTCGCCCCCACTGACAAAATGCAGAGGTCTGTGATTAAACCAATCACCATTGGTGGAAACTTCTTCAACGAGGAACCTCTCAACACACCTGTTGTGATGTCTTCAACACCTCCGAGCACTCCGAGCGCCCCTAACCTCGTCTTCACCTACCCAAGCGTGTTAGATCAGGATTCGTCAACTTCTCCTTCTGAGTCTTGCTCTAAGGCTCATCGTCGGAGCAGCAGCAGTGGGGACCAATCTTCTGATTCCTTGAACTCACCAACCCTGCTGGCCTTGTAA
- the FOSL2 gene encoding fos-related antigen 2 isoform X3, producing the protein MPGSSSAFIPTINAITTSQDLQWMVQPTVITSMSNPYGRAHPYGHPVPNHPSLGGHAALQRPGVIKSIGTTAGRRRRDEQLSPEEEEKRRVRRERNKLAAAKCRNRRRELTDKLQAETEKLEQEKSGLQKEIAELQKEKDKLEFMLVAHSPMCKIQVEDRINPTHNALVARSMMGSRVVVKQEPIDEDVGSSSVAPTDKMQRSVIKPITIGGNFFNEEPLNTPVVMSSTPPSTPSAPNLVFTYPSVLDQDSSTSPSESCSKAHRRSSSSGDQSSDSLNSPTLLAL; encoded by the exons ATGCCAGGATCCAGCAGTGCCTTTATTCCCACCATCAACGCCATCACCACCAGTCAGGACTTACAGTGGATGGTCCAACCAACTGTGATCACCTCTATGTCCAATCCCTATGGCAGAGCACATCCGTATGGGCATCCAGTACCGAACCACCCGTCACTAGGTGGGCATGCAGCCCTACAACGACCAGGAGTCATCAAAAGCATTGGTACCACCGCTGGCCGGAGAAGAAGAGATGAGCAG CTGTCACCCGAAGAAGAGGAAAAACGAAGGGTTCGGAGAGAAAGGAACAAACTGGCCGCAGCAAAGTGTCGCAACAGGAGACGAGAGTTAACGGACAAACTCCAGGCT GAAACTGAAAAACTGGAACAAGAAAAATCTGGCCTTCAGAAAGAGATAGCCGAACTGCAAAAGGAGAAAGACAAACTGGAGTTCATGTTGGTCGCCCACTCACCCATGTGTAAAATACAAGTTGAGGATCGGATCAACCCCACTCACAATGCTCTTGTTGCCCGTTCCATGATGGGAAGCCGAGTGGTTGTTAAACAAGAACCCATTGATGAGGACGTCGGGTCGTCCTCCGTCGCCCCCACTGACAAAATGCAGAGGTCTGTGATTAAACCAATCACCATTGGTGGAAACTTCTTCAACGAGGAACCTCTCAACACACCTGTTGTGATGTCTTCAACACCTCCGAGCACTCCGAGCGCCCCTAACCTCGTCTTCACCTACCCAAGCGTGTTAGATCAGGATTCGTCAACTTCTCCTTCTGAGTCTTGCTCTAAGGCTCATCGTCGGAGCAGCAGCAGTGGGGACCAATCTTCTGATTCCTTGAACTCACCAACCCTGCTGGCCTTGTAA